One window from the genome of Synechococcus sp. PROS-7-1 encodes:
- a CDS encoding cell division protein FtsQ/DivIB, translating to MPRSQTQSIQRRASKSSGPLPPSVERRRRLRRERRRDQLIQAWRILVFTGSSTALAWILLSAGWTLRSIDQLQVVGSDRLGPDNVAKAGRLRFPLPLLSLKPSTLERRLMAELPVQSVTVQRRLLPPGLEVELQDRRPIAAATRSGAGGMEQGMVDREGHWMPLTVARQGEAPASAVRVQGWIPSRRSTIAKLLEQRDQLGSPLEVIHVAPDGDLSLRTASLGLVKLGSNGALLDQQLNTVVQLTRSLPAQLRGQSDTSIDLSDPSKPELQLPAKAAKKASES from the coding sequence ATGCCCCGCAGTCAGACCCAATCCATCCAGCGTCGGGCTTCGAAATCCTCGGGTCCGCTGCCTCCAAGCGTTGAACGTCGCAGGCGGTTAAGGCGAGAGCGACGGCGCGACCAGTTGATTCAGGCCTGGCGGATCCTGGTCTTCACCGGATCGTCCACCGCGCTGGCCTGGATCCTTCTCAGTGCAGGCTGGACGCTGCGCTCCATCGACCAGCTCCAAGTCGTCGGTAGTGATCGCCTCGGCCCAGACAACGTCGCCAAAGCAGGGCGGCTGCGCTTTCCACTTCCGCTGCTGTCGTTGAAACCGAGCACGCTGGAACGTCGCCTGATGGCGGAATTGCCTGTGCAGTCGGTAACCGTGCAACGGCGGTTACTGCCACCAGGCCTCGAGGTGGAACTGCAAGACCGACGCCCCATCGCCGCAGCTACACGCAGTGGAGCTGGGGGAATGGAGCAAGGCATGGTGGATCGTGAAGGGCACTGGATGCCCCTAACCGTGGCGCGCCAGGGCGAGGCACCGGCGAGTGCCGTTCGTGTGCAGGGCTGGATCCCAAGCCGCCGCTCAACCATCGCCAAGCTGCTCGAGCAAAGAGATCAGCTGGGCAGCCCCTTGGAGGTGATCCATGTGGCTCCCGATGGAGATCTCAGCCTGCGCACGGCCTCTCTCGGACTCGTCAAACTCGGCTCCAATGGAGCCCTCCTCGACCAGCAGCTCAACACTGTGGTCCAGTTGACACGCAGCCTTCCAGCCCAGCTGCGAGGTCAGAGCGACACCAGCATTGATCTATCAGACCCGAGCAAGCCCGAACTGCAATTGCCGGCAAAAGCGGCAAAGAAAGCGAGCGAATCCTGA
- the miaB gene encoding tRNA (N6-isopentenyl adenosine(37)-C2)-methylthiotransferase MiaB codes for MTVTASPTTQTLPSRERGSYWITTFGCQMNKADSERMAGILESMGYREASAELDADLVLYNTCTIRDNAEQKVYSYLGRQAQRKRTNPNLTLVVAGCVAQQEGESLLRRVPELDLVMGPQHANRLETLLQQVDSGQQVVATEEHHILEDITTARRDSSICGWVNVIYGCNERCTYCVVPSVRGKEQSRLPDAIKFEMEGLAAQGFKEITLLGQNIDAYGRDLPGITPEGRRQHTLTDLLHHVHSVEGIERIRFATSHPRYFTERLIDACADLPKLCEHFHIPFQSGDNDVLRAMARGYTVERYRRIIDRIRERMPDASLSADVIVAFPGETDAQYRRTLALIEEIGFDQVNTAAYSPRPNTPAADWDNQLPEDIKVERLREINALVERCARERNGRYSGRVEEVLAEGINPKDPSQLMGRTRTNRLTFFRSENGEGRRFSAGDLVQVRIDAVRSFSLSGTPLNC; via the coding sequence TTGACCGTGACCGCCTCGCCCACCACCCAAACGCTGCCGAGCCGGGAGCGCGGCAGCTACTGGATCACCACGTTCGGCTGCCAGATGAACAAGGCCGATTCCGAGCGCATGGCAGGGATTCTCGAATCCATGGGCTACCGGGAGGCAAGCGCCGAACTGGATGCCGATCTGGTGCTCTACAACACCTGCACCATTCGCGACAACGCGGAGCAGAAGGTCTACAGCTATTTAGGACGCCAGGCCCAACGCAAACGCACGAACCCGAATCTCACCTTGGTGGTGGCGGGCTGTGTGGCGCAGCAGGAAGGTGAGTCGCTGCTCAGACGGGTGCCGGAGCTCGACCTGGTGATGGGGCCTCAGCACGCCAACCGCCTCGAAACGCTGCTGCAGCAAGTGGACAGCGGCCAGCAAGTGGTTGCCACCGAAGAGCATCACATTCTCGAAGACATCACCACCGCCAGACGCGACAGCAGCATCTGCGGTTGGGTGAATGTGATTTACGGCTGCAACGAGCGCTGCACCTACTGCGTGGTTCCTTCCGTCCGCGGCAAGGAGCAGTCACGGCTTCCAGATGCCATCAAGTTTGAGATGGAAGGGCTCGCGGCCCAGGGCTTCAAGGAGATCACCCTGCTGGGGCAGAACATCGATGCTTACGGACGTGACCTGCCGGGAATCACGCCCGAGGGCCGCCGGCAGCACACTCTCACCGATCTGCTCCATCACGTGCACTCCGTTGAGGGCATTGAGCGGATCCGCTTCGCCACCAGTCACCCCCGCTATTTCACTGAGCGCCTGATCGACGCTTGTGCCGACCTCCCCAAACTCTGCGAGCACTTCCACATCCCGTTCCAAAGCGGTGACAACGACGTGCTCCGGGCCATGGCCCGGGGCTACACCGTGGAGCGCTACAGGCGCATCATCGACAGAATCCGCGAGCGCATGCCCGATGCCTCATTGAGTGCGGATGTGATCGTGGCCTTCCCTGGTGAAACCGATGCCCAATACCGGCGGACCCTGGCGCTGATCGAAGAGATCGGTTTCGACCAAGTGAACACGGCCGCTTACTCACCGCGCCCAAACACCCCCGCCGCAGACTGGGACAACCAGCTGCCTGAAGACATCAAGGTGGAGCGACTCAGAGAAATCAACGCTCTGGTGGAGCGCTGCGCGCGGGAACGCAACGGGCGCTACTCCGGCCGGGTGGAAGAGGTGCTTGCTGAGGGAATCAATCCCAAAGATCCATCCCAGTTGATGGGGCGCACCCGCACCAACAGACTCACATTTTTCCGCTCTGAAAACGGAGAAGGTCGTCGCTTCAGTGCCGGTGACCTGGTTCAGGTGCGCATCGATGCCGTGCGCTCCTTCTCACTCAGTGGCACTCCTCTGAACTGCTGA
- the panB gene encoding 3-methyl-2-oxobutanoate hydroxymethyltransferase, giving the protein MRASDLIRFKQSGRPITMLTAWDALSASVVEEAGADIVLVGDSLAMVSLGHTTTLPVTLEQMLLHTQAVCRGLRKPASEQPLVITDLPFLSYQCGLDRAVAAAGHLLKHSSAAGVKLEGAEPEVVEVIERLVRMGIPVMGHLGLTPQSVHQLGYRRQAKDPVSQERLLRQATSLETAGCFAMVLEHVPEALAGRMRRNLQIPVIGIGAGQDCDGQVSVTADLLGLTPRQPPFSPARLDGRTLGIAALRSWLEEQRQPAADPTTAQPPPGSDC; this is encoded by the coding sequence TTGAGAGCCTCTGATCTGATCCGGTTCAAACAATCCGGCCGCCCCATCACGATGCTCACGGCTTGGGATGCCCTGAGCGCCTCAGTCGTCGAAGAAGCAGGAGCTGACATCGTGCTGGTCGGGGACTCGTTGGCGATGGTGAGCCTTGGGCACACCACCACGCTGCCTGTGACCCTTGAGCAGATGCTGCTTCACACCCAGGCGGTCTGCAGAGGGTTGCGCAAGCCTGCATCCGAGCAGCCTTTGGTGATCACCGATCTGCCCTTTCTCAGCTACCAGTGCGGTCTCGACCGTGCCGTGGCCGCTGCAGGGCACTTGCTGAAGCACTCCTCAGCAGCCGGCGTGAAGCTGGAAGGCGCCGAGCCGGAGGTGGTGGAGGTGATCGAGCGGCTGGTGAGGATGGGAATTCCCGTCATGGGCCACTTAGGTCTGACACCCCAATCCGTGCATCAGCTGGGGTACCGCCGCCAAGCGAAGGATCCAGTGAGCCAGGAGCGCTTACTACGCCAGGCCACCAGCCTCGAGACGGCCGGTTGTTTTGCGATGGTTCTGGAGCACGTGCCGGAGGCCCTTGCAGGCCGAATGCGCAGAAACCTTCAAATCCCTGTGATCGGAATCGGCGCTGGGCAGGACTGTGATGGCCAGGTCAGCGTGACGGCCGATCTCCTGGGGCTGACACCCAGGCAACCACCCTTCAGCCCCGCGCGCCTGGATGGGAGGACTCTGGGCATTGCAGCGCTTCGCTCCTGGCTGGAGGAGCAGCGTCAGCCGGCAGCAGATCCCACCACTGCACAACCTCCACCAGGATCTGATTGCTGA
- a CDS encoding FAD-binding oxidoreductase has translation MVPEMLRAELAAVPGLTLLERSEDLDRYSKDAYDYSPVLEERLAPCRAALVVRPETVDAVVGVAAACSRHGIALTLRGAGTGNYGQSVPLEGGVVMLMGRLRAVRRIEATTGVVTVECGCLLKDLDQTLRGHGRQLRLLPSTWRSATIGGFIAGGSGGIGSVRWGFLRDPGHLLGLEVVTMEPEPKRLQLEASDAEALNHAYGTNGIITALTLATAPTVEWQEVVIDCLDWPSAVELAQRCCGSALDLHLCTVLEGDVVAQLPAWDFPDTKANRVLLLAAPDAVSTVERLAADCGAAVVYCGAEMHHAGHGLRELTWNHTTLHMRQSEPGWTYLQMLLPQPELDCLQALKQTWGGDVLLHLEAVRQQGVQRLAALPLVRWRGADELERLMQQCRDLGALIFNPHVITVEGGGLGVVDGDQVAAKQRMDPAGLLNPGKLGGFSS, from the coding sequence ATGGTTCCTGAGATGTTGCGTGCGGAACTGGCGGCAGTGCCAGGCCTCACCCTGCTTGAACGTTCAGAAGATCTGGATCGTTACTCCAAAGATGCCTACGACTACTCACCGGTGTTGGAGGAGCGTCTGGCGCCTTGCCGGGCGGCGTTGGTGGTGCGCCCCGAAACGGTGGATGCCGTGGTGGGTGTGGCTGCGGCCTGTAGCCGTCATGGCATTGCGCTCACCCTGAGGGGCGCCGGCACCGGCAATTACGGACAGAGCGTCCCCCTCGAGGGAGGGGTGGTGATGCTGATGGGACGCTTGCGTGCCGTCCGCAGGATCGAGGCGACGACCGGTGTCGTCACGGTGGAATGTGGCTGCCTCTTGAAGGATCTCGATCAGACGCTGCGTGGCCACGGTCGTCAGCTGCGCCTGCTTCCCAGCACCTGGCGCAGCGCCACGATCGGCGGCTTCATCGCTGGTGGGTCCGGTGGAATCGGATCGGTGCGCTGGGGGTTTCTGCGCGATCCGGGCCACTTACTCGGTCTCGAGGTGGTGACGATGGAGCCGGAACCAAAGCGGCTTCAGTTGGAGGCCTCCGATGCGGAGGCGCTGAATCATGCCTACGGGACCAACGGGATCATCACCGCATTGACGCTCGCCACAGCGCCAACAGTGGAGTGGCAGGAGGTGGTGATCGACTGCCTTGATTGGCCATCCGCTGTGGAGCTAGCGCAACGCTGCTGTGGCTCGGCGTTGGACCTCCATCTCTGCACTGTGCTGGAGGGTGACGTTGTGGCTCAGTTGCCGGCCTGGGATTTCCCTGACACAAAGGCGAATCGTGTGCTCCTGCTGGCGGCTCCCGATGCGGTGAGCACGGTGGAGCGGTTGGCGGCCGACTGCGGAGCGGCAGTGGTGTACTGCGGTGCGGAGATGCACCATGCCGGTCATGGTCTGCGGGAACTGACTTGGAATCACACCACCCTGCACATGCGCCAGAGCGAACCGGGTTGGACTTACCTGCAGATGCTGCTTCCGCAACCTGAATTGGACTGCCTGCAAGCGCTTAAGCAGACCTGGGGAGGGGATGTGCTTCTTCATCTGGAAGCGGTGCGTCAGCAGGGTGTGCAGCGGCTTGCGGCCCTACCGCTGGTGCGCTGGCGTGGGGCTGACGAGCTGGAGCGTTTAATGCAGCAGTGCCGAGACCTCGGGGCTCTGATCTTCAACCCTCATGTGATCACCGTTGAGGGCGGAGGGCTTGGCGTCGTTGATGGCGACCAGGTGGCCGCCAAGCAGCGGATGGATCCGGCGGGTCTTCTGAACCCCGGGAAGCTGGGTGGGTTTAGCAGCTGA
- a CDS encoding D-alanine--D-alanine ligase family protein, translating to MPTSPLRVGVVFGGASGEHAVSIRSALTVIQALRATENQERFEVIPLYIDRDGRWWEPTVAQRALDQNRALDANDLPQPLPAPGLRHWPVDPDTVDLWYPVLHGPNGEDGTVQGLFTLMNKPFVGSGVLGSAVGMDKLAMKAAFAAAGLSQVPYVGLNATDLEDPEQREQLLTRLEQELGYPCFVKPANLGSSVGITKACNRDELLAGLHQAAALDPRLLVEQGVKARELECAVLGRRHLRASVVGEIRFDADWYDYETKYTEGRSHTLIPAPLPASVSQQIQAMAIRACHAVNAFGQARVDVFYDETSGQIWLNEINTLPGFTSQSMYPTLWEATGIPLPQLVAELVDTAQE from the coding sequence ATGCCGACTTCCCCTCTCCGCGTTGGCGTGGTGTTCGGAGGAGCATCCGGCGAGCATGCCGTGTCGATCCGATCAGCCCTGACGGTGATCCAGGCGTTGAGGGCCACGGAGAATCAGGAGCGGTTCGAGGTGATCCCGCTCTACATCGATCGCGATGGTCGCTGGTGGGAGCCGACCGTTGCCCAGCGTGCGCTTGATCAGAACAGGGCCCTCGACGCCAACGACCTGCCCCAACCTCTGCCGGCTCCTGGGCTCCGTCACTGGCCGGTCGATCCCGACACAGTGGATCTTTGGTATCCAGTTCTCCATGGTCCCAACGGTGAAGACGGGACGGTGCAGGGCCTGTTCACGCTGATGAACAAACCCTTCGTTGGCTCCGGGGTGCTCGGATCCGCTGTGGGAATGGACAAGCTGGCCATGAAAGCCGCCTTTGCCGCAGCTGGACTGTCTCAGGTTCCTTATGTGGGCCTGAATGCGACCGACCTCGAGGACCCGGAGCAACGCGAGCAGCTCCTCACCCGGCTGGAGCAGGAGCTGGGTTACCCCTGTTTTGTCAAACCCGCCAACCTGGGTTCATCGGTGGGCATCACCAAAGCGTGCAACAGGGATGAGCTGCTGGCCGGCTTGCACCAGGCGGCCGCACTCGACCCAAGGCTGCTTGTCGAACAAGGCGTCAAAGCCAGAGAACTGGAATGTGCCGTGCTGGGGCGGCGACATCTGCGGGCCTCTGTGGTGGGGGAGATCCGCTTTGACGCCGATTGGTATGACTACGAAACCAAGTACACCGAGGGACGCAGTCACACGCTGATTCCCGCTCCACTTCCAGCATCGGTGAGCCAGCAGATCCAGGCGATGGCGATTCGGGCTTGCCATGCCGTCAATGCCTTCGGCCAGGCCCGCGTGGATGTCTTCTACGACGAAACGTCCGGCCAGATCTGGCTCAATGAAATCAACACCCTGCCTGGCTTTACCTCCCAGAGCATGTATCCCACGCTCTGGGAGGCCACAGGTATCCCATTGCCGCAATTGGTGGCGGAGCTGGTCGATACAGCGCAAGAATGA
- the ftsZ gene encoding cell division protein FtsZ — protein MQTQLNGSAVPMEMVNGQISSSPAAEGILPSQSARIEVIGVGGGGSNAVNRMIMSDLEGVAYRVLNTDAQALIQSSAEHRVQLGQTLTRGLGAGGNPNIGQKAAEESRADLQQAIQGADLVFIAAGMGGGTGTGAAPVVAEVAKESGALTVGIVTKPFGFEGRRRMRQADEGIARLAEHVDTLIVIPNDRLRDAIAGAPLQEAFRSADDVLRMGVKGISDIITCPGLVNVDFADVRSVMTEAGTALLGIGVGSGRSRAIEAAQTAINSPLLEAARIDGAKGCVINISGGRDMTLEDMTSASEVIYDVVDPEANIIVGAVVDEALEGEIHVTVIATGFENGQPYRSERSIPKAAPSAYVAPETSESGARIPEFLRQRQSRQDQAN, from the coding sequence ATGCAAACGCAGCTCAACGGGTCAGCGGTACCAATGGAGATGGTGAACGGTCAAATATCGTCGTCTCCTGCAGCCGAAGGGATTCTTCCCAGTCAGTCAGCCCGCATTGAGGTGATCGGCGTTGGCGGTGGTGGCAGCAATGCCGTTAATCGCATGATCATGAGCGATCTCGAAGGAGTTGCTTATCGGGTCCTCAATACGGATGCCCAAGCCCTGATTCAGTCATCCGCCGAACATCGGGTTCAACTCGGTCAAACCCTCACCAGGGGTCTTGGCGCTGGGGGCAATCCCAACATCGGTCAGAAAGCGGCTGAAGAATCCCGCGCTGATCTTCAGCAGGCCATCCAGGGTGCTGACCTGGTCTTCATCGCTGCCGGCATGGGAGGCGGAACCGGCACCGGCGCTGCACCCGTTGTTGCTGAGGTCGCCAAGGAAAGTGGCGCTCTCACCGTTGGCATCGTCACCAAACCCTTTGGATTTGAAGGTCGCCGGCGGATGCGCCAGGCCGATGAAGGGATCGCTCGCCTGGCGGAACATGTGGACACCCTGATTGTGATCCCCAATGACAGGCTCAGGGATGCCATCGCAGGTGCTCCCCTTCAAGAAGCATTCCGCAGCGCCGACGATGTGTTGCGCATGGGTGTGAAGGGAATCAGCGACATCATCACCTGCCCAGGCCTAGTGAATGTGGATTTTGCCGATGTGCGTTCGGTGATGACCGAAGCCGGCACGGCTCTTCTTGGCATCGGTGTTGGATCCGGACGCTCCCGTGCCATCGAAGCAGCTCAGACCGCGATCAACAGCCCACTGCTTGAAGCGGCCCGGATCGATGGCGCCAAAGGATGCGTGATCAACATCAGTGGCGGTCGTGACATGACCCTTGAAGACATGACCAGCGCGTCCGAAGTGATCTACGACGTGGTGGATCCCGAAGCCAACATCATCGTGGGAGCTGTGGTGGATGAGGCTCTCGAAGGGGAAATTCACGTGACAGTGATTGCCACCGGGTTCGAAAACGGTCAGCCCTATCGCAGTGAGCGCAGCATTCCCAAAGCGGCACCTTCGGCGTATGTAGCCCCTGAAACGTCAGAGTCTGGAGCCAGAATTCCCGAGTTTTTGCGTCAGCGTCAATCCCGTCAGGATCAAGCGAACTGA
- a CDS encoding amidohydrolase family protein — MRPQDAGTLRGRCPTSLVDLPPGVAPERPADGLLSVELRWMDGRITSVLPVADAQGMVLPRLVEPHAHLDKAFSWTDYPNRSGTYAGAMEANMREHRTRTADRVQERSERALALAWRHGLRAIRTHIDSLGPGAACSWEVLTERRQQWKKRIELQLVALVPIAHWSTPEGEQLASQVAAAEGVIGGVIEPPCRGRAPRQALRHLLALAERLGCPVDLHIDEASEHPAAGVRQLLRVLSTMEVSVPITCSHASSLSLLNPGSLRRLGERMAEHHLQVVALPLTNGWLLGRRGQATPVQRPLAPIRQLRDRGVCVAVGGDNVQDPWFPGGNLDPLALMAMSVPLAQLAPWDEEGMAPFSTDAARLLGLAWDGVLRPGAPADLIHLPAGGWPELLSTPPQRKVLAGGVWVQD, encoded by the coding sequence ATGAGGCCGCAAGACGCTGGAACTCTGCGTGGCCGCTGCCCGACCAGCCTTGTTGACTTGCCTCCTGGCGTGGCACCAGAGCGGCCTGCAGATGGCCTGCTCTCTGTGGAGCTGCGCTGGATGGACGGCAGGATTACGTCCGTCTTGCCTGTTGCAGACGCTCAGGGCATGGTGCTGCCCCGGTTGGTCGAGCCCCATGCCCATCTCGATAAAGCGTTCTCCTGGACTGACTACCCCAATCGCTCGGGGACCTATGCCGGAGCGATGGAGGCCAACATGCGCGAACATCGCACCCGCACCGCTGATCGGGTCCAAGAACGCAGTGAGCGGGCGCTGGCATTGGCCTGGCGCCATGGCCTTCGGGCCATTCGCACGCACATCGACAGTCTGGGGCCAGGGGCCGCCTGCAGCTGGGAGGTGTTGACGGAAAGGCGGCAGCAATGGAAAAAGCGCATTGAGCTCCAGCTGGTGGCGCTCGTACCGATCGCCCATTGGTCCACTCCGGAGGGAGAGCAGCTGGCCTCTCAGGTGGCAGCGGCCGAGGGCGTGATCGGTGGTGTGATCGAACCCCCCTGTCGCGGCAGGGCCCCCCGCCAAGCGCTGCGACATCTCCTAGCGCTGGCGGAGCGCCTGGGATGCCCCGTTGATCTGCACATCGATGAGGCGTCGGAGCATCCTGCGGCCGGGGTTCGGCAACTCCTTCGGGTTCTCAGCACGATGGAGGTGTCAGTGCCAATAACCTGCAGCCATGCCAGCAGCCTTTCGCTGTTGAATCCAGGCTCGCTCCGGCGTCTGGGGGAGCGGATGGCGGAGCATCATCTGCAGGTCGTAGCCCTGCCTCTCACCAATGGATGGCTCCTTGGGCGTCGAGGGCAGGCCACACCGGTGCAACGACCCCTCGCTCCGATCCGCCAGCTCCGTGATCGCGGTGTGTGTGTGGCTGTGGGGGGAGACAACGTGCAGGATCCCTGGTTTCCAGGAGGAAACCTGGACCCTCTGGCTTTGATGGCCATGAGTGTTCCCCTTGCTCAGCTGGCTCCTTGGGATGAGGAGGGGATGGCTCCATTCAGCACGGATGCCGCCCGTTTGCTGGGCCTTGCTTGGGATGGAGTGCTGCGCCCCGGTGCTCCTGCGGATCTGATCCATCTGCCCGCTGGCGGCTGGCCCGAACTGCTCTCGACTCCTCCCCAGCGCAAGGTGCTGGCAGGTGGCGTTTGGGTTCAGGATTGA
- a CDS encoding enolase C-terminal domain-like protein has product MGWSLRRFPLTKAVPLAISRGTTSVVERLELRLDHGGTVGLGETGGLDTGHRAYALEGIEAELQALLPILESLNPQDRHGLAPWLTPLSPPARCAVDLALWGWWGKQLGQPIWTLLSLAGTSEVATSVTLGLASVEKVLERLERWWRQMPATRIKLKLGSPEGLEHDRALLQAVAIALRERSQRMAVAHELQVDANGGWTLEQAKAMQVDLEQAGVVLLEQPLPARLDPEEDLEGFAALRPTCNLPLVADESCWDLKDLLRLAPHVDGVNLKLLKTGGLSEAWLMAQLAERLDLDLMVGCYSDSTLLNAAAAQLLACIRWPDLDSHLNLLDDPYEGLPLKGDRLLPPPGSGLGVTPLEAS; this is encoded by the coding sequence ATGGGCTGGAGTCTGCGTCGATTTCCCCTTACCAAGGCGGTGCCTTTGGCGATCAGCAGGGGAACCACGTCCGTCGTGGAACGCCTGGAACTCCGCCTCGACCACGGCGGGACTGTGGGGTTAGGGGAAACCGGTGGGCTGGATACGGGCCATCGCGCCTATGCCCTGGAGGGCATTGAGGCTGAACTTCAAGCTCTATTGCCGATCTTGGAGTCCTTGAATCCTCAGGACCGTCATGGCCTGGCACCTTGGTTGACCCCCCTCTCTCCGCCGGCGCGGTGTGCTGTGGATCTGGCCCTCTGGGGCTGGTGGGGAAAGCAGCTGGGGCAACCGATCTGGACGTTGTTGTCGTTGGCAGGGACCAGCGAAGTGGCCACGAGCGTCACCCTTGGTCTCGCCTCTGTTGAGAAGGTCCTGGAGCGTCTTGAGCGCTGGTGGCGTCAGATGCCGGCGACGCGCATCAAGCTCAAACTCGGTAGCCCCGAGGGGCTGGAGCACGACCGCGCCCTGTTGCAGGCGGTGGCCATCGCTCTTCGGGAGCGCTCCCAGCGGATGGCGGTGGCCCATGAACTTCAGGTGGATGCCAATGGAGGTTGGACGCTTGAGCAGGCCAAGGCGATGCAGGTGGACCTGGAGCAGGCGGGGGTGGTGTTGCTCGAGCAACCGTTGCCCGCTCGTCTTGATCCGGAGGAGGATCTGGAGGGATTTGCAGCGCTACGCCCCACTTGCAATCTCCCTTTGGTTGCTGATGAGAGCTGTTGGGATCTGAAGGATCTGCTTCGGTTGGCGCCCCATGTGGACGGTGTGAATCTCAAACTTCTCAAGACCGGTGGTCTCTCGGAGGCCTGGCTGATGGCCCAGCTGGCTGAACGGCTTGATCTGGATCTGATGGTGGGCTGTTACTCCGACAGCACCTTGCTGAATGCAGCTGCGGCGCAGTTGCTTGCCTGCATCCGTTGGCCTGACTTGGACAGCCACCTCAATCTGCTGGACGATCCTTATGAGGGCTTGCCCCTCAAAGGGGATCGACTGCTGCCACCGCCAGGGAGCGGCTTGGGTGTTACGCCACTGGAGGCCTCCTGA
- a CDS encoding DUF4359 domain-containing protein, which produces MATPAASVRIYQSAPQALRTSPAHRRWSPATAIAMALLLGGSVTALAVTNPTKEDYSAHAGTQLVSLATDELCSQRTLPLVLQLWIKDCPRLIADQEATLASLATQFTRRWNLGVASVYVTTVGGQDLLPTLRLPRYSVTTLGVAGRFLVLKTQSDAGQLE; this is translated from the coding sequence TTGGCGACGCCCGCCGCGTCGGTAAGAATCTACCAATCCGCCCCCCAGGCCCTGCGTACGTCCCCCGCCCATCGGCGCTGGTCTCCGGCGACAGCGATCGCCATGGCTCTCTTGCTTGGGGGGAGCGTCACCGCCCTGGCAGTCACCAATCCCACCAAGGAGGACTACAGCGCTCATGCCGGTACCCAATTGGTCAGTCTGGCGACCGACGAGCTCTGCTCTCAACGCACGCTGCCCCTGGTGTTGCAGCTCTGGATCAAGGACTGCCCCCGGTTGATCGCTGACCAAGAGGCCACGCTTGCGTCGCTCGCCACCCAGTTCACACGGCGCTGGAATTTGGGCGTGGCCAGCGTCTACGTGACCACAGTGGGGGGGCAGGATCTGCTGCCAACGTTGCGTCTCCCTCGCTACTCCGTCACGACCTTGGGGGTTGCCGGTCGGTTTTTGGTCCTGAAGACCCAGTCCGATGCTGGACAGTTGGAATGA
- a CDS encoding DUF1611 domain-containing protein, which yields MLSDQDPVVLLQHGGLDSLTGKTGLAMLRHRRGPIVAVIDPDHAGQRLETVTGISRSVPVVRDLGEALPFRPSVAVVGLAPSGGVLPAALRSDVLSALKAGLSVASGLHTHLADDPELSAAVQPGCWIWDLRCEPKGLRVGQARAAALPCKRVLAVGTDMAVGKMSACLAVQEAAQRLAVPVAFVGTGQAGILISGQGVPLDAVRVDYAAGAVEAAVLSAASAVADDALLLVEGQGSLCHPGSTATLPLLRGTQPTALLMVHRADQSCIHRLPDIALPPLEDLIQLCEGLASIGRPHGAGPPPRVRAVALNTAGLSAEECARSCAKLSERLSLPCVDPIRHGAEALLEALMAP from the coding sequence ATGCTTTCTGACCAGGATCCTGTGGTGCTTCTCCAGCACGGAGGCCTCGACAGCCTCACCGGCAAGACCGGTCTGGCGATGTTGCGGCATCGGCGCGGACCGATCGTGGCGGTGATTGACCCAGACCATGCCGGCCAGCGTTTGGAGACCGTGACCGGGATTTCCAGGTCTGTTCCGGTGGTGAGGGATCTGGGTGAGGCCCTTCCCTTTCGACCGTCTGTGGCCGTGGTGGGCCTGGCTCCCTCCGGTGGGGTGCTGCCAGCGGCTCTGCGGTCGGATGTGTTGTCTGCTCTGAAAGCGGGGCTTTCGGTGGCCAGCGGCTTGCACACCCATCTGGCCGATGATCCGGAGCTCAGCGCGGCGGTTCAGCCTGGATGCTGGATCTGGGATCTCCGCTGCGAGCCCAAGGGACTCAGGGTTGGTCAGGCCAGGGCTGCCGCTTTGCCCTGCAAGCGCGTTCTGGCTGTTGGAACTGATATGGCTGTCGGCAAGATGAGTGCCTGCCTGGCGGTTCAAGAAGCGGCGCAGCGACTCGCTGTGCCCGTGGCCTTCGTGGGCACAGGTCAGGCCGGAATTCTGATTAGCGGCCAGGGGGTCCCTCTCGACGCCGTACGGGTCGACTACGCCGCAGGTGCGGTGGAGGCGGCGGTCCTCAGCGCAGCGTCCGCAGTAGCGGATGATGCGCTGCTGCTGGTGGAGGGACAGGGATCGCTCTGTCACCCCGGTTCGACGGCCACCCTTCCGTTGCTGCGCGGCACCCAGCCAACAGCCTTGCTCATGGTGCATCGCGCCGATCAGAGCTGCATTCATCGTTTGCCAGACATTGCCCTTCCTCCCCTGGAGGATCTGATTCAGCTCTGTGAGGGGCTGGCTTCCATCGGCCGACCGCACGGCGCTGGACCTCCACCCCGGGTTAGAGCGGTGGCCCTGAATACGGCAGGACTGAGCGCTGAGGAGTGCGCGCGTTCCTGCGCAAAACTCAGTGAGAGACTATCGCTCCCTTGCGTTGATCCGATCAGGCATGGAGCGGAGGCTCTGCTCGAGGCCTTGATGGCTCCGTGA